The segment GCCGTGTAGCACCCTTATCTGATAAGATTAGATAATCTTATCTACAGTaacgtgcatgataagcgagtgctccagacaagcgagtgctCCACCAATCTATACCTAAAGACTCAAAAAGAGtaataaaaacaccacaaccTATCCGATcaattaaaattaattacAATCCTATTCCCTACTGACCTCAATTGCCTCCTGACAGGTTCTTGCAGTATGCCCGGTCTTTCCGCAAATACTACGTTGCCGAGGCTTTGATCCTTGTGACCTTCCGCGACCACCTCTTGAGGATTCAGCTGTTATCTGCGCATCAATatctatctgatcaattgcttGTGATGCTTCCCCTATAGTTAAAGGCCCTTCTTTCTGTACCTTAGTCCTTTTTCCCCTCCGGCGTCGCCCTACTGTCTTATTTTGTTGTTCAAGTTGTTGATTCCTATCATATAGTAAGACCATCTTATCCATAAGAACAGTTGTTGCCTTCTCAAAATGCTTTACGGCTTCAATTATTGACTCAGGGGAGCTGCTCTTATGATTTCTGATCCTTCCTTGCAGATACTTGGAATGCGATTGGGCCTCTAGCACTGTCTTTGGGGTCCTTGCAGTCCAAGGGGTCGATGGTATCGTGACCTCTACGGGAGGCGTCggagtccgtagctgcacatcaagcttcgagataacattttctgggtcaaagggagcaagcccagctcctcggAAACCTCCCTTGATATTGCTTTCTGTAATAGCAGCTTGGTGGGCGGCGTGAaaggcaggaaagaactCAGTCTTGGAAATGtaggttatagagcatctaatcagatgctctatttgtcgaccatatgcctttttcagcggcccaaagcaccctacgtcaagaggctgaagtagatgagaggCATGAGcaggcatacagagcgtgataatcttgttctccttgcaatatctctcgAATTCGAcggagtggtgactttcgtgaccatcaaggatcaagaGGCGATAGCGACTGTTCGTTCGCTTAGCTGTAGCccgatcaaagtgctttagccactcgagACCTAGATTATTATTAGTCCATCCATTTTCGCTCAATGCAATAACCCAATCGCCGGGGAGGTCGCATTCTTGGTACCAATTTGCAAGATGATCCTTGCCTGCACCAATGATGAATGGTGGGATCGATTGACCTTCCGCATTAATCCCCTCGATTACAGTAATCCATTCgcggtttccaggctgtacttgctttggtcttccttgcctgTGGGAGCCTGTGATGACTATTCCGGGCTCAATcacgcccatcataaagccggtctcatcaaagttccagatatcatctgatcggataccGTATTTCGCGATTATATTCTCTACAAGCCGaaaccagccacgaataatagtcggatcttcgcatttagcTCTCTGATAGTCATATCTGCGAAATTTATGTgtctttagctctggttgtcgcttgatgaagttatgagcccagcgcttgccgacaggTGGCGCGCCGCGGTTGGCACGCAAAGAATTCGCGATATCTTCCACATATAATAGTCGCGagggaaatcctcgcgaatctaggtcaagGATGAATTGGACTATCATATCCTCTTCCTGATCAGATAATAACCGTGACTTTGTGAGAGTATCACGCTTTGAAAGAATGCCATGCCGGCGGCGACTTAAGGTAAAGCGGTCAACATGATATATAGCTGCGGCCTTTCGAAGACTTAATTTTGGGTCATTCTGgagggcctgaagggcaagaataATCTTAGCTTCATTTGAAGACTCTGGCATATTAGGTTGTTGAGAAATATCTGATTGAATAGTGATAGTGTAggttgagggatttttggagcactcgcttgtctggagcactcgcttatcatgcacgttATATCTTACAAAATAAGTAATTCGCAGGAGACAATCGAATGGCAAAGTTACCAAAGAGCAAATGCATCCCAACACTCTTATCTTTGACGCTTCTTCAGAGACACTTACTCTCCGTCTCGGGCTGTCTTTACCTGGTAGAAAGAAGGAACTAAGTTGATCATAAGGGAGAGCTGTACAAGTCAGCTACCCCGCTGACAGGAACTATTATTGGAGTCCAATGCTGCGAGATGTAGCATAAGGTCGCGAGCGCGATTTTCGTAATGAAATGCACTATAACTCTTAAGATCAttgaacttgacttgatgTCGTCTTGTCGTGCAATTCAAGTAACGAGTTGTGAAGGGAGTTGCTTATCGAGGGCTAGTGGAGGTTTTATCTCGCGATCATCATTGAAGCAATGAGACTCAAAGTATATCACCAGACTTTGCCTTTCACTATCGTACGAAAGGATAGTTCGTATTCCCTACTTCAAGAGGCTACTTTGCCCTATTTTTGTCAATTGAACTATATCACGAGCTTGTTTACTGCCCTTACGTTAAGGTTGTAGCAAGAGGTGAGGCCCCAGAAGCAAAATGCAGCGTGTCAGCGGAACCTTCGTGAATCATTGTAAATCATTTCTAAGGTCGGGGCCATATCGCGCCAGCCTCGTGGGACCGAACGTTAGTCCATGTTGtctcctctctctttcttcctgaAGAGTGCAATCAAACCATGCTTCATCGACCTGCACTTCTTGGTTGTCTAGGTGCATGGGGGACAGACAGAAGCGAAAACGACCGCATGTTCTCAACCAATTCCAAGAGGAGAGCAACGGGCGTCTGAGCCTGGAATGGCGTTAACCCTTCCTTGACCAAGTGCCAAGCAGAGTGGAATAGCATGGCCTTCAAAAGATGGCCCATTTTGTCGCATTGGAAAGTGTAAAAAGATAAGGACACCACACTAATTTGCTATGCGACTGCCACTTTTGCCGGCGGTTTCAAGGCCATGGGAGATGGGACATCGAAGATAGAGGGGGCCCGCCAAGGCTCATGCGGAACATCATTTCTGAAAGAACGAGCTTTAACACGCGCTCATAAAGCTTCTCTTTATGCAGTGACTTGATAATCGAATGCTAATAGCTATAGAACTCATTCTAGGCTTTTATTCCCTGGTTGTCCCCTACAGACAGATaagtctattacgcccggtagCCATGCCTAAAGGATTTTGAAGCTAAAAATACATACACCTCTCTAGTTCTTGCGTTGATCTCGTCAAGCACTTGTGGATCTcgccttgttctttttctctAGTTCattgctcttctccttggtccTTGCGAAGGTTAGTAGCAagtcaacttgaagcccaattcctccaagtgttcagtcTCTTAATTTTGGCGGCTGACACAGTGCCCATCTTTAATTCTACGATGGTTTTACATTTACTATTAATCAATTTAATGGGCTAGCGGGATCTGGGTCATTTCTCATCGTGGTGGCCAGTGGCGATTGCGAATCTGATTGTCGTTCGTACAGCGTCCATCTCTGGCAACCACTCCTATCATCTGGCCAACCTTTGACCAATTGGCGAAGAGGTTTTTTATAGTCAACAATGTTCCCCCAGGGCTCTGGCATGGCCGTACTTGAAGCCGCTGCATTGGAAGAACATGAAGGCGTGGGTTGTGTGCTGTGCATTCTACGCCGACAGACTCGCAGGCGGGAAAGTTATCCATGGTGCTCCAAGTCATGCTATCATGCTACTCCAAATGCGACCACTCGGAGATCTTGCGTATCTGTCGCCACATGTACTTCTCTAACTTGTTGGCACACTTCACATAGAGCGAATTCTCACCATTGAATTGTCGACAGTTGTCAAAGATGAGCCGGGCGTCTTTAATGAAATCCTCAGGTGTCATGTATTGTTCCGCTTCCAGCCTGGCTTCCATAGTACTTAGGTCCATTGGTTCTTTGATGACTTCGTAATAGTCGGCGACATCGTCCTCGCTGACAGGCTGCCGGAATGGCCACGATGATTGATGGTCCTGGAGGTCATTTAAGAGACGTAACAGCTGCTTGTAATTCGGGCCGTGGTGGGATTGCCTAGCCAGCTCGTCCATACCAGGTGACCAACCTGACGCCCGGATTGCGTCGATGGATAGGGGATCAATCGGAGTAAGGCCGTTCTCCCACTGTTTCGGAGGTTGATGGATCACGTGGCTCTTACTAAAGGCTTGTATTTTGGCACGGACgcatttcttctgcttgaaGATCATGCGGCCTACCTCTAGGTAGCGAACCCTTGGGAGCATAGAGCACTGCATAAGAGTTCCGCCCTCATAGTCTTTTATACACCCCTTCCAAATTGAGTCATCCAACGTGATCTCCTTTGTAAAACCTTGTTTCTTGAAATAGGGGATGGCCGAGTTGTCGGCATAGGTCAGGAGATACATCATATTTGATGATGCCTTAATGTAGTCCTTCAGATGCGACATGAGGTGCGCCCCGTAGCCCTTGGCCTGCTCGTCTGACAAGACGGCGCAGAAGACAATCTCGGCGAACTTGCGGTGCTTGAACGGCCGGTACGTGATGCCACCTACTACTGCTAGCGGTTTCCTCACAATGACGATAGACATGTGAGCTCTATCGTAGACGAGGCGCGCGATGTAGCTCTTGGGCATCTCCGGTAgctgcttctggaagacaCATTTCAGCCCACCCAGGACTATGAGACTCTCCTGGTCACCACCATTGTTGACGACACGAAATTCTATCTCGCCGTTACGTTCTTCAATAACTGCGGGCTACATGGCAGGTTAGTCACATACACAGGTAGAGTACAATGTTTAGGACGGCATTACCTTCTCAGGAAGTGGAATGGGCCCCTTCCATAGTCCTTCCTGTGCCGGAAGCGAGGGCACGAAGTCAATACGATTGTTGCAACTCATGGTAGTCCGCGAGGAAGTTTCATCTGTCGCGTCAGGATTCGAGCCTTAACGAAAgcgaaaaaagaaaaaagagttTAAGGTCAACAAAAGTGTTATCAAGCCAGAAAGCTGACTCTAAATTTACCTCGATAGGAGTTGGACTGTTGATTTCGCTGATCAGTGACTTTCTGGGACTttaatgaatgaatgaaatTTATTAAGCCGGGCAGGGCCAAACCTCAGAAGGCCAGCACACTGACAACTCTGAACAAGATCTCCCTACGTGGGGCCCCGCCGCTGACAAAGATCTTGCCTCAAATGGGCGACCGTTACGTGCACATCCCCCTGTGCACTTAAGGGCTTCGCACATCCCCCTGTGCATGTAATATCCTTATGTAAGCTGGATACGTAGCATTGCAATCTCACCGCCATTTCTCATTTTACAATATACAGCTTACCGACCTTCAATTACACTTAATCTACTGATTATTAACTCTCATGGCCTCAATTGaagcttctcatcacttCACTGATGATGTTCTCCCCCCTGAAGGTCAGTATAGCTCCAGGGAGGAGATCCGTACAGCGATCAATGTTTGGGCAGGGCCACGAGGCTATGCCTTTGTCATTGGAAGGTCTCTGAAGACAGATAATGGAAGAGGGATCGTATATTTCAACTGTGATCGAGGTGCAGGGCGTATACCTAAACTTTCTACGACACGGGGGACTGTAACCCGCTGAACAAACTGCCAATTCTCTGTTCTCGCAAAGGAGGGTCTTATTACAGGCATTTGGCACCTCAAGCATCGTGACGGGCTTCAATATTGTACACATAATCACGAACCAAGCCTCGATCCAAGGGCACATCCCTCACTTCGTCAGTTATCACGGGAGGATCAGTCAATAGTCCGGGACCTTTCTAATGCCGGGATTCCACCAAGGAATATCAGGTCTTATCTACGACAACACTCTGATACCATTGCTACACAGCAGGATATCTATAACTGCATTGCAGTAGGAAAGAGAGCCCTTGCTAAAGGCCAAAGCAATATACATGCCCTTGCTGATGAGCTAAATAGTGAAGGATTCTGGAGTCGAATATGCCTCGATGATAACAGCGTAGTTACAGCTGTAATCTTTGCACATCCTCGTTCACTTTTATACCTCAAATCATATCCAGAAGTGCTTATTATGGACTGCACATATAAGACCAACAAATATAAGATGCCTCTTCTTGACATAGTTGGCATTGATGCTTGCCAAAGAAGCTTCTGTGTTGCATTTGCCTTCCTTagtggagaggaagaggctgaCTTTAACTGGGCTCTCACTCAATTACGGTCTTTATTTGAAGAGCACAGTATTGGCCTTCCCTCTGTAATACTTACAGATCGTCAGCTGGCTCTTATGAACGCGATCTCCTCATCTACATGCTTCCCTAAGGCTACCTTATTATTATGCATTTGGCATATTAATAAGGCAGTCCTTAGTAACTGTATACCAGCATTTGCAAAGGGTAAAGATCATACAGAGGGAATGGAAGAGTGGAAGGAGTTCTATCATCTATGGCAGGAGATTGCATACTCAAAGTCCGAGGAGACTTACAATAAGAGACTTCTAGAGTTTAAGGAGCGTTATAAGACTAACCATCTCATAGAAGTAGGCTATATTATAACAATATGGCTCAATCCTCATAAGGAGAAGTTTATAAGAGCATGGACTAACCGATGGCTTCACTTTGAACAATATGTTACCTCACGCTATGAGGGTATTCATCACTTAGTAAAATCTGAGATAAATAGCTCACAAGCTGATCTCTTTGAGGCCTGGAGGGTTATTAATCGTGTTATCCTCAACCAGCTCTCTGAGTTATAAGCAAACCAAGCAAGGCAGCAGGCAACTACGCCAAATATTCAGGAGTCAGGTGCATTATTCGATAATGTCCGTGGTTAGGTATCAAACGAGGCTATCCTTAAAGTTGAAAGTCAGCGGAAACGACTTCTGCATGCAGTGCCTGCTTATACGGGAGTTTTCTCAAGAACTACTGGCCTGCCTTGTGCGCATATGATCTTGcctatatataaaaagggAGAATGCCTACAGATATCGCATTTTCACTCACACTGGCGTTATCAGCGTGTAGGAAGCCCTCAGCTTATTATCCAGCCTCGTCGGCAATTCGATCGCCTGGTGATTCTTccatcagcaccaccaacaagCACACAGAGAGAGCCTTCTTTATTTGAACATGTTGAGAAACAGGCCCAGCAACGGAAGCCTCCCAAATGCTCAGCGTGTGGCAATGAAGGCCATACAAGAGTTTCCAAGGCATGTCCCCTTCGTTATAATGAGCTGAGATTACCTCCTACAactgctcctgctcctgctcctaCGTTTaagcctcctcctcgagcGCCTTCACTTGGGCCGCCTGTTCCATTCCCTACTGTTACGGCTACGATGACTACAAAAACAACTACACAAACAGCAATATATATTGCAACTACCCCTTTGACTTTTTCATCACCACCTTTACAGGCAAGAGAACCAAGCCCTCCTCAGTATGATACTCCTGAGGCTATCTATAATCGTTACAAAGCATCCCGAGAGGCGTGGCGTGCTACCTTGCCTCCACGAGCTAAGAAGGATGATAAGGCATATAGGAAATCAAAAGGTCTGCCTGCAAAATACTCCAAATCCTCAGTTAAATATGCCCTTGATTGGAAGCGAATGAATCGTCAGTGTGACCTAGGCATTGGTAAAGGGAAACAGGATTGGACTCAAGAGGAGATTTATGCATATCTTGACtttgaagaggctgaagaggagcATGCCGCTCTCGAAGAGCAGATACGGCTTGAAGAGGGGCCTTATCAGGGGCGAAATAGTATACAAGACTGCATCAACGCAGCAGTGCGTACTGGTCAAGCACGGCAGGTATATTTTGATAATTGGAACCcctattataaaatctaattGAAGCTAAAGTTGCattaattaagtttattattagcacTTCCATCGTTACCACCTCATTTTTGGATTTTTTAATTGCATTAATGCAAGGTGACCTTAAACGCGCGCAAAGTGATCAAATAGTGCTTCAACCTTCAGTTGTTTGCTTCTAGGTGTAAAATGCACCTATTAGGGAACAATTTTTAGTTGTTCTTCGAGCTTAGAGGCGCCCGCTACACGCGCGCCCGGATGCGCATTTAGATTTCTTTACGTTTTCTATAATAACCTAACATTTCATTTATATTACATTATAAAAATTCTGTATGTAATATGTAATAGCATCATAAATATGCTTATGATCttaattttcttattataattttcttttaattttattataattattaaaagttgAATGAGACTAATCGCGCGCCCGGGCGCGCGAATTTCATGAATGATGACTAAGCGCAGGTTGAAATACCTTATAACTAATTGAATATGAAAGATATAGTGAttaaagtaagatatatatatagacATAATTAATAGATATCATAGATATTTTTCCCtaatttttaaataaattctACTAATTTTGTAGAATTTAAAACGTAAAAAGTCTAAAAGCGCGCCCGGGCGCCTCTGTAGCGGGCGCCGAGCTTAGACTTTAGCTTACATAAGGATATTACATGCACAGAGGGATGTGCGAAGCCCTTAAGTGCACAGGGGGATGTGCACGTAACGGTCGCCCGTCGTCATGTGTACCTTATGTAAGATTGTGGGAGGGGTAATTTTGCACTAACTAAAAATTGATGGATTTTGCCCGCGAAATTCAGTAATAATTGGCTGAATGGAGGCCCCATATATCCACTAGATTCTAATTGGCTGTAATACTCGAGGTCGACGACAAGGTCAACATTTTCTAGGAAGGATATCTAGACAATaagcaagaagaagtaaGAAGAAAATAGATATACCAAGTCttaagctattatattatatatttatttgGTGATAgtaagttttatattatatctagtGTCTAGTTTGAGGGGGCTAATATACGATGTTTTTCTTGATACCTTTGACTGATTATGTGCGGAGTAGATATTTGTCAaacattacgtgtattcggttcattgatgtgaattggtgtattcctgttgtgttctgttgaaatctaccccttagaggttttaccatttcggctgtaatcttaaagtatccctgcttgcacgtgaggccccagcacctgttcaacaatATTTTgctatatataaaaaagctaacgtacatgataagctTATGTcacagacaagcaagtgTCGCAGCATACTGTGCACCTAAAAgtagcctaccctatagtattttattccttaaataaaatagttagAAATCTAGAAAGTTCATTTCTTAAAATAgtatagtttattatataagaaagtattttttaaagatttttatctattttattttctataGAAAACCTCAAAACACAGTGCATTTTACAGTGTAAATAGactttcttatatatatctattaagAAAATAGTTATAATTTTTAGAAAAATAACACATTAAAGACataatagttaaatatattatactatacTTTTAGCTGTTTCTAAGCTAGGTTGACATTTTAAGAATAATTTAAAAAACTCCTTTTAAAGTGAAAAGTGGCTTGTGACACATGCTTGTCTGTGACATAAGCTTATTATGTAcgttatttattaagttaaaaaattataattaatttattatataagttatatagAAAAAAGCTTATTCACATTATTTGTAAGAGGAACGTAATATATTCGGTTCAGTTAGGCAGATCGAAGGTAGGTCTTAACAGTATGCAAAGCTGAAGCTTGCAGCTTCAGAAGATCTGTCTCCCTTGGACGATTACCCCTAGATTCTCCCTCGAGAGGCTGGTGCCTCAGGCACGAAGGCCTGGAGGGTCGTGGGTTCGAACCCCGTTACATTATTACACTATGCAAATAagcttttctatataaaataaaatagttaaaatTCTAGGaaaattatatattcttaCTCTTAGtgtaatataataaaaagtaatttTAgtagatttttagctattttatttaaggtagcTAGGTGttatagggtaggctatttttagGTATACAGTATACTGACCggctcgcttatcaaccacgttaaACTTATGGTAATACCTCAGGATCTTGAGATTCTCTTCCGCTGGAGCTAGGATGTTGATTGAACCCGTCATCATTAAGTAACACCCCCACAAAAGGGCCGACTCATTCATGGCCTTTTCGCGCGCGCTATAATGAAACGCCCCCGGAGTGCCACTAGGGAACTGTCACCTGCTGACTCTTTGCCCTGTTAAAAGACAAGAGAGCAAAAACTATCATGATGTTAGTATCACTATTGAGATCAAAAGTATGCTTCATCGGTGCTGCTAAATATCTCGCGCTTGTCGTTGTGGCAAAGATGTTCATCACGTCGCTGGTAGAGTTACTTGTAAACAGACTTGCCAAAAAAAAGTAATGGACAGATCAGCACCTGCGTCGCCGAGCCGGCCTGGCGGGTCTTGGCTTGGGGAGGATCCGCTTTGATCCCGGCAATTAATGACGTCTCTCCAAATATCGCTTGAGGATCATGATTTTATGTCAGGGCACGAGAACAGCAAGACTTGGGGAAATGGAGTCTTCTGGAGAAGCCTAAGTGGTCTGCAGAATGCTTGAAGTAATATTGAACATGTGTTGCAGGAAGACATCAGATAGTTTAGCATGACCAACGGCCAAAAGCATACGCAAGCGTCCTTTAAGCTTGTACACACTCTATTCCCTCTCCACCTCTCAGCTCTCTCCGATGTCATTCACAAAAATCAGCAACCGAAAAAGAAAGCCACCCATTGCTCTAGTCCAGCACCACCCTCTGGCAATATTCGGCGAGGCGTGTGATGGCAGACTTCGTCAACTCCGCTGTGACGACATGgatgagttgagttgagttgcCCCGAGAAATACAACCCTGCCGGCGATCTCTGTTGAACCCATGACCAATCACATGGCCTCCCCCTCACCATGCCCCCCAAGCTCAATCCCCAGAACTCAGTGGCGACCCCAGCTTTTCCCACTGACTAGCTTGCCATTACTGCAGTAGCTCATCACCAGCTCGCCATTGTAAGGTCATGGTGTGGCTGCTCCGCATCTAAAGCTCCCCCTCTAGGCTTTACTCGGACAAGCCGTGTAGTTCCTTGGATAGCTGGCAACCATGCACTCCTCATGTTACCCAGCTTGATGCGCGAAGTGAGTTTGTTGTGTGCAGACCGTTTGCATACACCTTCGCTTACTAGTTTGATCGACCGTGTTTGTGTTTAAAAAGAGACAATCTCCCGCGTTTGCAACTGAGCTTGTTACCAGGTCATCTCACACAGAAAGCATTGCTGGACTTTGCTTTCTCTTTCGTCTTATTCATACACATTATGACTCATATCTGGGGACGCCGATCATCACGATGAATGCTCTTCGAAGGGCATCCCTTCCCAAGCCCGAGGAGGCAGGCAAAGCATGGCCTGCCATCGCCATTGGCATGTTTGTTGCCTTTGGTGGTATCCTCTATGGGTATGTCCCTTActtccaagctcatcagcagaAAGGTGTTACTAATCGTCGTCATCCTTAGTTATGATACCGGTACCATCGCTGGTATTCTTGCCATGCCCTACTGGCAGCGCCTTTTCAGCACTGGCTACACAGACGCCAATGGCAATCCAAATATCACAACATCGCAAGAATCAGCCATCGTTTCCATTCTCTCTGCCGGCACCTTCTTTGGCGCCTTGTCGTCCCCATTCATGACAGACCACATCGGTCGTCGCCCAGGTTTGATGATAGCCACTTGGGTTTTCAACCTCGGTGTGGCTCTCCAGACTGCTGCTACTGCTATTCCTATGTTCATGGCTGGCCGATTCTTTGCTGGTTTTGGCGTTGGTCAGATCTCCGCTATTAGTAAGTCTCCCACCTACCGCACAACGACCCAACCCGATAAATCGAGAAAGAGCCCAATCGAGTCGATTTATTCTCTTTAATCATCATTGACATTTGAGAACCTGAGCCTAACGCTGCCTAGTCCCCCTCTACCAGTCCGAGACAGCTCCTAAGTGGATCCGAGGTGCCATCGTCGGAGCATACCAATGGGCCATTACAATTGGTCTTTTACTCGCAGCCATTGTAAACAATGCTACAGGCAAGCGTAACAACACTGGTTCTTACCGAATCCCCGTCGCCGTCCAATTCGCCTACTccctcgtcctcttcggtGGCATGCTCATCCTCCCCGAGACTCCTCGAttcctcatcaagaagaacaaaccCGAGAAGGCTGCCCGTGCCCTTGCTAGAATCCGCCGGCTTACTCCCGATCATCCTGCAATCCACGCCGAGCTTGCTGAGGTTAAAGCAAACCA is part of the Fusarium oxysporum Fo47 chromosome VII, complete sequence genome and harbors:
- a CDS encoding Bromodomain-containing protein: MSCNNRIDFVPSLPAQEGLWKGPIPLPEKPAVIEERNGEIEFRVVNNGGDQESLIVLGGLKCVFQKQLPEMPKSYIARLVYDRAHMSIVIVRKPLAVVGGITYRPFKHRKFAEIVFCAVLSDEQAKGYGAHLMSHLKDYIKASSNMMYLLTYADNSAIPYFKKQGFTKEITLDDSIWKGCIKDYEGGTLMQCSMLPRVRYLEVGRMIFKQKKCVRAKIQAFSKSHVIHQPPKQWENGLTPIDPLSIDAIRASGWSPGMDELARQSHHGPNYKQLLRLLNDLQDHQSSWPFRQPVSEDDVADYYEVIKEPMDLSTMEARLEAEQYMTPEDFIKDARLIFDNCRQFNGENSLYVKCANKLEKYMWRQIRKISEWSHLE